The following are from one region of the Vitis riparia cultivar Riparia Gloire de Montpellier isolate 1030 chromosome 9, EGFV_Vit.rip_1.0, whole genome shotgun sequence genome:
- the LOC117922477 gene encoding uncharacterized protein LOC117922477, protein MEKCSSNLSFVSMYHHHLLLLLIVSFLISSVKASSAVQLMDNSTQDPMCEFVDCGEGRCIASNGVLGFDCECNPGWKKIRIGPLTFPSCVVPNCTLDLQCGKGVSSPPPSPTPASLLPPSFNLLDRFIVRYKATLEQAARALALDSIPHHHPVFQDQFESQIAGVVFRHSPWWH, encoded by the exons ATGGAAAAATGCAGTTCGAATTTGAGTTTTGTTTCCAtgtatcatcatcatcttcttcttcttcttatcgTCTCTTTCTTAATCTCTTCTGTCAAAGCCAGTTCTGCAGTGCAGTTGATGGACAACTCAACCCAAG ATCCTATGTGTGAATTTGTGGACTGTGGGGAGGGCAGATGCATAGCTTCCAATGGTGTTTTGGGTTTTGACTGTGAGTGTAATCCCGGTTGGAAGAAGATTCGGATCGGGCCCTTGACCTTTCCCTCATGTGTTGTTCCCAACT GTACACTTGATTTACAATGTGGCAAAGGGGTGTCGTCACCGCCACCAAGTCCAACACCGGCTTCTCTCCTCCCACCATCCTTCAATTTACTAGACC GTTTTATAGTTAGGTATAAG gCAACTTTAGAGCAGGCTGCACGGGCCTTGGCTTTGGACAGCATTCCCCACCATCACCCAGTCTTTCAG GATCAATTCGAGTCTCAAATTGCTGGAGTTGTCTTCAGGCACTCACCATGGTGGCATTAG